Part of the Vigna radiata var. radiata cultivar VC1973A chromosome 11, Vradiata_ver6, whole genome shotgun sequence genome is shown below.
ATGGAACCAAGCATCATTTAGATAGAGAAGTTCTCCATCTATTCTTTGTGCAATTCTTCTGTCCATTTCTTCAGCACAAATTGATAGTGGTTGATCCGAAGCCTAAATGAAAAGCATAAAAATTCTTGTGAAAAACATCTAAAAGTACTTCATTTTAGTACAAAAAGAAACAAGGCTTTATTTTTCACATACCATGACCCATCCCCATGTGTCAGCAAATGATGGTACATGAGTTTTGTATGCAATGACATCtgtaccaaaaaaaataaaaaactctgCAGTTTCAGTTTAAACAGAACATCCTGTGTTATTTTGACTCTGTTAATGATGTCTATAATTCATGAAATCATATAATAAGGAGCTTGAATTAGATAGTCTTACATTTGAAGACTTGTTTGATTGTATAGAAGTGAAAACCTCTTTGTGTGTGAAGATACCTGTTGGTCCAGCCTACAGAAATCTTACATCTTGGTACTATTTAGACAGATACTGATCACTCTTCAATGCTTAAAAAAATCTCCTTTACACTGACATATGTGTCGCTGTTAAGgttattgatatttataatacttaccttaaatcttatattaataCCAATTTGTTATGATTAGAAGAACTTCGCTTTATTGATCACAAGGTTGAGCTTCTTATTAGAAAATGCTTCCTTATTTGCAATCAAGTATTTTTTGCAGAAATCTACCACTTCCTGCAACAATTAGGAGTCCAAACTTCAAATTAAtaccatatatttttaattttcttttgtaacaCTATGCAttcattcttttatatattattttacaatgaaCCATACCATCCGAGTCAAGTAAAATAAGTAGACTGTAAAGTtgtttcattaaataataatacaatgattttttagacaaacttctccataaaacttttaaaagacaaaacctcaaataaatttctttataatttgaaaactagtttatacacatctaaaaataaaaaattaagaaaaattatattaattaactcAAACTGATTTTAACTTCTAAccaaacttttcttttctcatttttctcatataaaaaattatccaaatacACCCATTATCTTATCAatcattcatataaaaaatcattcacttttcttttatcagtGTCAGTATTGTCCTTCCTGCTTTTATATTGCCTTTCATGCCAACGATATAGCCAGTCACTCAAGAAATTAACAGATTCATCATTCCCACATAAATAAATTCACAACAAAAAGTGCAGAAATTCAgatcataaaattgaaaaggcATGCAACcttaacatttttaaatgttaCCT
Proteins encoded:
- the LOC106776343 gene encoding uncharacterized protein LOC106776343 yields the protein MRSYYRSCLDMEECNLWTYKYKPMKAVEISVGWTNRYLHTQRGFHFYTIKQVFKYVIAYKTHVPSFADTWGWVMASDQPLSICAEEMDRRIAQRIDGELLYLNDAWFHSSTTMNKTIYQSHRRIVQYKTAYYSFYLPTDKVEEIALRISSTL